In Phragmites australis chromosome 18, lpPhrAust1.1, whole genome shotgun sequence, the genomic window CAACTAACTTCTAGTACTTATGTGTCTCTTCTGGTTCCATGTTCTTAAGACTAATTAGTGTATGTGCTGCTTTTTCAGATAATTGATGCTGTTGTTGCTGCACGTATTTTAAATGCCACGCTTGTTGTTCCCAAACTGGATCAGACATCTTTCTGGAAAGATCCAAGGTTTATTCCAAGTCCTGAACAGTTCTAACCCTATATCTTCTAAGGCTACTCATGTCTATAAGACAACTTAATTTCATTTGGGTTGTATTTAATACCATTTCTGCTGCAGCAATTTTTCTGAAATATTTGATGCCGAGTTGTTCATCTCATCTCTATCAAAAGATGTAAAGATTGTTAAAGAGCTTCCGGAGATAGGAGGTAAACTTCGGGCTCCTCACAGAATGCGTGTCCCCCGAAAATGTACCGAGCGATGTTACTTGAACCGTGTGTTGCCTGCACTTCTTAAGAAGCATGTAAGTCATTGTATTGTAGCTGTGTTCGTTCCCAAGATATGTTAGTTTTATCCTCTATTATCATTTGCCTTAACCAATTTTATTTACTTTTGTCTGATATGAATTCAACAACAGAGATATTCCATATGCCTTGCAGTCAATTGCCCATTTTACATTCTAGTGATCAACCATATAACAGTTTGTTTGACTATTGCCAAATTTACATTTTCTATAGTGAAATTATTAAGGAAATTCGTTGGTTAGAAAAATGCTATTTAGTTCTATAAACATTCtctgaaatatattttttatgtatatattgGAAGGTTTTTTCTGTGAATATTTGAGATATTGGGCTTTTATATTTCAAATACTATTACTAAGATATTAGTTCTTTCACCTGACGCAGGTTATTCGATTgacaaaatttgattatagATTAGCAAACAGGTTGCAAACTGAACTGCAAAAGCTGAGATGCAGAGTCAACTATCATGCACTGAGATTTACTGCCCCAATACAAGAGATGGGTGAAAATCTAATACAAAGAATGAGGGAGAGGAGCAAGTATTTTATTGCTCTTCATTTAAGGTCCTCACATCTCAAGTTCTCGTGTTTTCAGTTCACATATTTCAGTTCTTTTTTATGCTAATTTGAGAGGAAGACGGGTCTAATGCTAGATGTCGTATAACACGCTTGTGTGTGCGCCTAAAAACATAGTTTCTTACTTTCTTTATGTCAGTGGATAAGACTTGAAAAAACCCATTTAAAGGTTAGAACATAGGGAGTGCTTTCATCACTCTAGCTAGGATGGTCTGAACGTTGGCCTCCATCTATTGCCAGTCTGATTGATGACCCAAGACCTCGTCCAGGTCGATGACCATGCTGGATTTGTGTGGGTATAACACCTGTAGTCAATTCAGGCACCTGTAGGGAGGGCCCTAATGTCCTCCAGCTGTGTATTAAGTTCAATGCTCTCGGATGTTACAAATAAGTGGCAGTTGGTCCTATTAAGTCGGGTATCCTGTACCATGCTCTTGTCTTGGCACAGTAAATGTTGGTGTATTAATAAATTTTGATTCATACAGGCCTCTACACGCTAGACTGGCTAGATACGTAGTATCAATTGGGCCAATAGACCACGAGTTCGTGGAATGGCACATGTGATCATGGTCTGAAGTTGCactaatttctaatttttctctacCAAAGCTAAAGCCTACAAATACTTTTCCCTTATTTGTGTACGTTTGCCTTCCAGTTTTTAAGTGATATTGATCTCTTTTTTCCCGCTTTCCCCTAAACACTGTTCCTTTTGTGATGTCAGATTTGAACCTGATATGCTTGCCTTTTCGGGGTGCTATTACGGTGgtggagaaaaagagaggagagaacTTGGTGCAATACGGAAAAGGTGGAAAACGTTGCATGTATGTATGCTACTGTACTATATAGTAGGTACTTTGAATAGCCTAGCCAAGATCAAATTGCTTAGTGTGACATCTGCTGTTTTGTATTTCAGGCTAGCAACCCAGAGAAAGGAAGAAGGCAAGGTAGATGCCCACTAACTCCTGAAGAGGTTGGTCTGATGTTGAGAGCACTGGGCTACAGAAAGGATGTACACATTTATGTGGCTTCTGGAGAGATATATGGAGGTGCAAGGACTCTAGCACCACTTAAAGCGCTCTTCCCCAATCTCCACACGAAAGAAACAATATCACGCAAAGAGGAGCTGGCTCCATTCTCTAAATATTCGTCTCGCATGGCTGCACTTGATTTCATTGTCTGCGATGCAAGTGATGCTTTTGTGGCTAACAACAATGGCAACATGGCTAAAATTTTGGCTGGGCGAAGGTATCCCTTGTTCCTTCAGTTTGTACTTTTCTTACTCTGTGGTCTGTGGTTTGTCACTTGTCTTGACCATATTTGGTGCTCTCTGCAGGCGGTATTTTGGGCATAAGAGAACGATCCGACCAAATGCTAAAAGGCTCTATCCCTTATTTTTGAACAGAAGAAACATGTCATGGGACGCATTCTCATCAAAAGTGCACATGTTTCAGAAAGGATTTATGGGAGAGCCCAAAGAGCTGAGGCCAGGAAGGGGGGAATTTCATGAGAACCCCTCTACCTGTATCTGTGAAAGGACCGATGGCACAGTAGCCAAATCCAAATCTCAAAACGATCAAGTCTTGAATAATATTACCGAGAGAGGCAAAGCCATTGGTGAGCCAGCAGTTCCTAATTATACTGACAAAGAGGTTGGCGAATCTGACGCAGAAGATGCTCCTGCAGAGAAAGAGGAGACGGTTGACACTGAACTGGACGAGGATGTGTTAGTCAGACCAGAGGATCCTGAGCTGGAACAGATTCTTTCAGA contains:
- the LOC133899349 gene encoding O-fucosyltransferase 16-like, giving the protein MVQLRRRGGHHPCPRRAALPAAAALLLFLLAAVALLYVSPPPLSDHPALASSRHHRWVHVLLNSSGDGSIEDAERSEVSRVLRNGSTVVDDLWGSKLASKYYGCSNSSSKFLGSNIITEPDRYLMIVTSGGLNQQRTGIIDAVVAARILNATLVVPKLDQTSFWKDPSNFSEIFDAELFISSLSKDVKIVKELPEIGGKLRAPHRMRVPRKCTERCYLNRVLPALLKKHVIRLTKFDYRLANRLQTELQKLRCRVNYHALRFTAPIQEMGENLIQRMRERSKYFIALHLRFEPDMLAFSGCYYGGGEKERRELGAIRKRWKTLHASNPEKGRRQGRCPLTPEEVGLMLRALGYRKDVHIYVASGEIYGGARTLAPLKALFPNLHTKETISRKEELAPFSKYSSRMAALDFIVCDASDAFVANNNGNMAKILAGRRRYFGHKRTIRPNAKRLYPLFLNRRNMSWDAFSSKVHMFQKGFMGEPKELRPGRGEFHENPSTCICERTDGTVAKSKSQNDQVLNNITERGKAIGEPAVPNYTDKEVGESDAEDAPAEKEETVDTELDEDVLVRPEDPELEQILSD